The stretch of DNA ACCGGCCGCCAGGGCGGGCAGCGCGACCGCGCGGTGCGCCGGGGTCGGCGCGCAGACGCTGAGCGCCTCGGCGGCCTCGGCCAGCGCCCCCAGCGTCGGCCAGACCCGGCAGCCCAGGCGCTCCGCGCAGCGGGCCGCTGCCGCCGGGTCGCTGTCGTGCACGCCGACCAGCTCGACGCCCGGCAGCTCGCCGTAGATGCGCGCGTGCAGCGCGCCCAGATGGCCGCAGCCCACCACGCCGACTTTCACCTTGACCTCCCTTGCCGACCGGCGGATCTTAGTCGCCCCGCGCAGCCGCCGCAACTGCGGCCTGCGCCGCGGCGAGGAGGCCCCCGATGCGCGTGAGCATGGCGGCTGAGCTGCGCGGCCGCGTCGTGGCGGTCTGGTTCGAGCTCGACGGCCTGCATCACCGCGAGCACCCCGACTTCCGGGCCGAGGTGGCGCGCGAGACCGCCCGCCTCTGCGCCGCCTACGGCGGCTTCAGCCCCGCCGAGATCCCCCTCTTCGCCCCGGCGCGGGTCCTCTACAAGGCGACGGGACTGGATCCCACCCGGCACCGCCCCTCCAGCGAGGCGCTGCTGCGCCGCCTGCTCCTGGGCAAGGCGCTCTATCGCCTCGACCCCGTCGTCGACACCGGCAATCTCTTCTCGCTGGCGCACGGGCTGCCGCTGGGCCTCTACGACCGGGACCGCATCGCCGGCGACGTCGAACTGCGCCTGGGCCGCCCGGGCGAGCAGTTCCCCGGCATCCGCAAGGCGCCCGTCAACGTCGGCGGCCGTCTCTGCCTCGCCGACGGCGAGGGCGCCTTCGGTTCGCCCAGCTCGGACTCCGCCCGCAGCGCCATCGCCGAGACCACCACCCGCGGACTGGCCCTGCTCTACGCGCCGGGCGACTACGCCCCCGCCCGCCTCGCCGGCGAAGCCGCAGCCCTCGCCGCTGCCTTCGCGCGCTGGAACGGCGCGACGCCGACCGCGCCCGCCTTGCTGGGAGCTTAGGAGAGAGCGGCGGCCGCCGCCCTACTTGACGATGCCGCGCGCGCTGGCCCGCACGAAGTCGATCAGTTGCCGCACCTCGGCCACGGCCCCGAGTTCGGCCTCCAGGCGCGCGAGTGCCTGACTGGTGTTGAGGCCGCCCCGGTAGAGCAGGCGGTGCGCGCGGTGCAGGGCGCGGATGCTCTCGGCGCTGAAACCGCGCCGCTGGAGGCCGACGCTGTTCGGCCCCGTGATGACGAGCGGGTTGCCGGCGCCGCGCAGGAAGGGCGGCACGTCCTGGGCGACACGGCTGCCGCCGCCGACGAAGGCGTGGGCGCCGATGCGCACGA from bacterium encodes:
- a CDS encoding gfo/Idh/MocA family oxidoreductase, whose protein sequence is MRRLRGATKIRRSAREVKVKVGVVGCGHLGALHARIYGELPGVELVGVHDSDPAAAARCAERLGCRVWPTLGALAEAAEALSVCAPTPAHRAVALPALAAG